Sequence from the Herbaspirillum sp. meg3 genome:
AAGCTGGTGTCCAACAGCGCCACTCTCTTGCGCGATTTTGCGCTGGCCGGCATGGGTATCACGATGCGACCTTCTTTCAGCCTCGGCGACGATTTGCGTTGCGGCAAATTGCAGCGGGTGCTGGGGGATTATCAGATGGGACAGGTTGCTGTGATGATGGCGTATCCGAGCCGACGTTTGTTGTCGGCCAAGGTGCGCAGTTTTGTGGATTTCATCATGGACAAATTTCCACAGCCGGAGTCGGATCCCTGGCTTTAAGACGGACCATGCTGACTTGATTCAGTCGGCGTCGGAAAGAGCGCTGAGGCGTTTTTGCAGATCGCATTCCTGCCAGCTTTGACGCTCGTCGTTGCTCTGCGCGTCGCGTTCCAGCTCGTCCTTGCTTTTCGCCGTCAAGGCCTGCAGCAGGCGCTCAGATTGGCGGGTATCGGGTTCCATTGTGCCGAAGAAGCTGACCGTCGATCCTTGTTGCATCAGCAGGGTCGGGAAGTTGTCGATGTCGAGATCGCCGACGAGATCGGCCTGGTCTTCGATATCGATCCAGACGAAATGATGTTCAGGACGGCGTTCAGCCCAGGCGGAAAAATTGACGGCGTATTCGCGGCAGCTACCGCACCAGCCTGCGCACAGGCAGGCGACGACCCACTTGCCGCTGCGCAGGGCGGCGGCGAGTTCTTCTCGGTTGCTGTTGGAAAAAATCTGATAGGACATAAGGCGGCCTATTCTACTCCGGATGCAAAAAAACGGCGCAAAGGAGGGGCGTACAGCAATCCCGGCCGGAAAAGTGCTTTTCTCCCAAGCTCTGAAGGTCGTGGCTGCCCCGTCGCGGTAAAATAGCGGGATGTCTATCATTCTTGCCCTTGAAACCTCCACCGAACTCGCCTCGGCTGCTCTATTGAACGGCGATGAGCTGATTGCCCGCGAATCGCTGGGTGTACAAACGCATTCCGAAACCATTCTGCCGATGATCCAGCAATTGCTGGCGCAGGCCGGCATAGTGCTGTCGCGCTGCGATGCCATCGCTTTTGGCGTCGGTCCGGGTTCTTTCACCG
This genomic interval carries:
- a CDS encoding thioredoxin family protein encodes the protein MSYQIFSNSNREELAAALRSGKWVVACLCAGWCGSCREYAVNFSAWAERRPEHHFVWIDIEDQADLVGDLDIDNFPTLLMQQGSTVSFFGTMEPDTRQSERLLQALTAKSKDELERDAQSNDERQSWQECDLQKRLSALSDAD